A stretch of Acropora palmata chromosome 9, jaAcrPala1.3, whole genome shotgun sequence DNA encodes these proteins:
- the LOC141891732 gene encoding uncharacterized protein LOC141891732 isoform X4, giving the protein MTKECFTHTEKTHTPVEGVSKNLPPQDKEDQSADSSKKDHFVQRSKKPTTLPTQKVALRTPPPLPIQTFVTVPTSGLVQPFRDINPTKSNIYAGEKKVPKSRSMSSIPLC; this is encoded by the exons ATGACAAAAGAGTGTTTTACTCACACGGAAAAG ACGCACACCCCTGTTGAGGGTGTCTCTAAGAATTTACCCCCGCAGGATAAGGAAGATCAAAGTGCTGACTCATCGAAAAAGGACCATTTTGTTCAAAGATCAAAGAAACCGACTACCCTACCCACTCAGAAAGTAGCCCTACGTACCCCTCCACCTCTACCAATCCAAACATTTGTGACAGTTCCTACCAGTGGCCTCGTACAGCCTTTCAGAGACATCAACCCAACCAAAAGTAACATctatgctggtgaaaaaaagGTCCCAAAATCTAGAAGCATGTCATCCATTCCTCTTTGCTAA
- the LOC141891734 gene encoding uncharacterized protein LOC141891734 isoform X2 gives MLTRVVERKKTSRKMPSTMRMATRWPRKMKMSVRKWKIKRRTMEKRRKIDEKECQKEENVIEKSDENNGQKDEDLIKRSDEQDGEKQEDVIKGGDEMDGQKEEDVIKGSDEMDGQKQEDVIKGSNEMDGQRQEDVIKRSDKMDGQNEEDVIKGSDEMNGQKEEDVIKGSNEMDDQKEEDVIKGGDEMDDQKEEDVIKGSDEMDGQKEEGVIDRCAGQQHDSDRGKENANRIPNPEEVITSERRKRRPDRLLYVPPQARGKAYINQRTQ, from the exons ATGTTGACGAGAGTGgtggaaagaaagaagacCAGCAGAAAAATGCCGTCAACCATGAGAATGGCAACAAGGTGGCCCAGGAAGATGAAAATGTCAGTaaggaaatggaagatcaagAGGAGAACTATGGAGAAGAGGAGAAAGATTGATGAGAAGGAGTGTCAGAAGGAGGAAAATGTGATTGAAAAAAGTGATGAGAACAATGGTCAAAAGGACGAGGATCTGATTAAGAGAAGTGATGAGCAGGACGGTGAAAAGCAGGAGGATGTGATTAAGGGAGGTGATGAGATGGATGGTCAAAAGGAGGAGGATGTGATTAAGGGAAGTGACGAGATGGACGGTCAAAAGCAGGAGGATGTGATCAAGGGAAGTAATGAGATGGATGGTCAAAGGCAGGAGGATGTGATCAAGAGAAGTGACAAGATGGACGGTCAAAACGAGGAGGATGTGATTAAGGGAAGTGACGAGATGAATGGTCAAAAGGAGGAGGATGTGATCAAGGGAAGTAATGAGATGGATGATCAAAAGGAGGAGGATGTGATCAAGGGAGGTGATGAGATGGATGATCAAAAGGAGGAGGATGTGATTAAGGGAAGTGACGAGATGGACGGTCAAAAGGAGGAGGGTGTGATTGACAGATGTGCAGGGCAGCAACATGACTCTGACAGAGGGAAGGAAAATGCCAACAGAATTCCAAATCCTGAAGAAGTTATCACATCAGAAAGAAGGAAG AGACGCCCAGACCGATTACTGTATGTTCCTCCTCAGGCGAGAG gaaAAGCTTATATCAATCAGAGGACGCAATAA
- the LOC141891734 gene encoding uncharacterized protein LOC141891734 isoform X1 — translation MLTRVVERKKTSRKMPSTMRMATRWPRKMKMSVRKWKIKRRTMEKRRKIDEKECQKEENVIEKSDENNGQKDEDLIKRSDEQDGEKQEDVIKGGDEMDGQKEEDVIKGSDEMDGQKQEDVIKGSNEMDGQRQEDVIKRSDKMDGQNEEDVIKGSDEMNGQKEEDVIKGSNEMDDQKEEDVIKGGDEMDDQKEEDVIKGSDEMDGQKEEGVIDRCAGQQHDSDRGKENANRIPNPEEVITSERRKRRPDRLLYVPPQARGKCRSYKVLYISLEL, via the exons ATGTTGACGAGAGTGgtggaaagaaagaagacCAGCAGAAAAATGCCGTCAACCATGAGAATGGCAACAAGGTGGCCCAGGAAGATGAAAATGTCAGTaaggaaatggaagatcaagAGGAGAACTATGGAGAAGAGGAGAAAGATTGATGAGAAGGAGTGTCAGAAGGAGGAAAATGTGATTGAAAAAAGTGATGAGAACAATGGTCAAAAGGACGAGGATCTGATTAAGAGAAGTGATGAGCAGGACGGTGAAAAGCAGGAGGATGTGATTAAGGGAGGTGATGAGATGGATGGTCAAAAGGAGGAGGATGTGATTAAGGGAAGTGACGAGATGGACGGTCAAAAGCAGGAGGATGTGATCAAGGGAAGTAATGAGATGGATGGTCAAAGGCAGGAGGATGTGATCAAGAGAAGTGACAAGATGGACGGTCAAAACGAGGAGGATGTGATTAAGGGAAGTGACGAGATGAATGGTCAAAAGGAGGAGGATGTGATCAAGGGAAGTAATGAGATGGATGATCAAAAGGAGGAGGATGTGATCAAGGGAGGTGATGAGATGGATGATCAAAAGGAGGAGGATGTGATTAAGGGAAGTGACGAGATGGACGGTCAAAAGGAGGAGGGTGTGATTGACAGATGTGCAGGGCAGCAACATGACTCTGACAGAGGGAAGGAAAATGCCAACAGAATTCCAAATCCTGAAGAAGTTATCACATCAGAAAGAAGGAAG AGACGCCCAGACCGATTACTGTATGTTCCTCCTCAGGCGAGAGGTAAGTGTCGCTCTTACAAAGTGCTGTATATCAGTTTGGAGCTTTGA